In the genome of Cronobacter malonaticus LMG 23826, one region contains:
- a CDS encoding pentapeptide repeat-containing protein, with amino-acid sequence MTTLSAAELQQKIKNGEAIIELALDGLDLQGCDLSGGMFQEVSFTGANLRGAKLHETLFTECTMNQVDLSGAHLEQTVFNQCELDNVHVRETTLKECVFNQCALSGSDFSHSALLSTQFMNSTLNDSHFTQVQLDRSVFFESPLEKAVLSGCQSLMATFYGIDLRTTSLDNGTFERTVFFNCDQRGKNYSQQQFVGCQFTDCQLEGAQFEGAQLPQCNFKGATLKGAQLQRVNASQALFMEADLSEAQCQNSMFDQAIFVGATLQQADFSHSRLFQCIFQQANATGARFIQSDLTYSDFSGADLRLADLRGATFSRTRLHRARQDNALFSDRQGILEYDEELLAAEAWSAQRQSRI; translated from the coding sequence ATGACAACGCTCAGCGCAGCGGAGCTGCAACAGAAAATCAAAAACGGCGAAGCCATTATCGAACTCGCGCTGGATGGGCTCGATTTACAGGGCTGCGATCTGTCTGGCGGCATGTTTCAGGAAGTGTCGTTCACCGGGGCTAACCTTCGCGGCGCAAAGCTGCATGAAACACTCTTTACCGAATGCACGATGAATCAGGTGGATCTCAGCGGTGCGCATCTGGAGCAGACGGTCTTCAACCAGTGCGAGCTTGATAATGTTCATGTGCGAGAGACAACGCTTAAAGAGTGTGTGTTCAATCAGTGCGCGCTCAGCGGCAGCGATTTTTCACACAGCGCGCTGTTAAGCACGCAGTTTATGAACTCTACGCTTAACGACAGTCACTTCACGCAGGTGCAACTCGACCGCAGCGTCTTTTTTGAATCGCCGCTGGAAAAGGCCGTACTTAGCGGCTGCCAGAGCTTAATGGCCACGTTTTATGGCATCGATTTGCGCACCACGTCGCTGGATAACGGCACGTTTGAGCGAACCGTCTTTTTTAACTGCGATCAGCGCGGCAAAAACTATTCTCAGCAGCAGTTTGTGGGCTGCCAGTTTACGGATTGTCAGCTGGAAGGTGCGCAGTTTGAAGGCGCGCAACTGCCGCAGTGCAATTTTAAAGGCGCAACGCTTAAAGGGGCACAGCTTCAGCGTGTCAACGCCAGCCAGGCGCTGTTCATGGAGGCGGACCTGAGCGAGGCCCAGTGCCAGAACAGTATGTTTGATCAGGCGATCTTTGTAGGGGCGACGTTGCAACAGGCAGACTTCAGCCACAGCCGGTTGTTCCAGTGCATTTTCCAGCAGGCGAATGCGACAGGCGCCCGGTTTATCCAGAGTGATCTGACCTACAGCGATTTTTCCGGTGCCGATCTGCGGCTTGCCGATTTACGCGGCGCCACCTTTTCCCGCACTCGTTTACACCGGGCGCGCCAGGATAACGCCCTTTTTTCCGATCGTCAGGGCATCCTGGAGTATGACGAAGAATTACTGGCGGCTGAAGCCTGGAGCGCGCAGCGCCAGAGCCGTATCTGA
- a CDS encoding RHS repeat-associated core domain-containing protein has product MSDKHAARQGDKIIHSSIFADITSLVAEGLAYAAIGSAVAVAATAAAPLAGAGAAAAGLAAIGSSCALSGIIGGILANAAGITDDISNMATGIGNAIFPPSPAGTIATGSANVLTNKLPAARAAGKLTPGDTPPPEPQKPGSFADYGGMLLSAAAQFGSEMWQPTVATAAPGTSSLELDTVLCDKHSGPQYLAEGSKSVFINGQPAVRAKDRTTCEATISDDVSPNVIIGGETLTVRDIKSGKTAGLAVAMIALSLIRGRPGNILKNMPCALVSAGAGMLTDMAINAVFASSHPVHAATGVKVLNDNNELDFSLPGRFPLRWQRSYNSLTTREGLFGLGWATAFDSYLTLEDGEVTWFDETGRELRFTLPPLNQALYSISEGLIVRRNENGDVAIADDDGAVWRLFKPTRANPSVLRLASLSDEYGNALETGWDEHGRLVRIHDAPCAIDVTLRYEDKRFAQRVTSAVHFDGEREWPLVTYRYDGRGQLAAVTDAAGITTREYRYNDAGLMIWHRLPGGLESEYRWEKFDHWRVVENRTSTGDGCRIAYDLAAGLTTVTQYDGQTRQHYWNAQGLITRFVDERGESWRYEWNEHDLLTRRIDPLGNATTFAYDDMGNRVQEVDAEGNIRATQWLEHRALPAAITEADGTATRFYYDEHHGLARIVDALGQTTLLRRDESGQIVEEVDAAGNSRHQEYNDAGQVIRATDCSGRVTRYRYHPLGWLSTVITADGEETRYHYDAAGRPIQLERPEGWEERLLWNARGLPEAHEGADGKRNEFTYDTAGRLVSTSNPQGDTVRRRWDSRGRLIALENEKGEAYQFRWGADSRLLEEESLDGVITRYGYDACGRTIARTFAAGHPEAITHTFAWSAAGQLLSRTTPEGQTRYDYTPAGLISRIALHASLAENVWSREAEQELRFEYDALGRVIGEQSENGALGWTYDALGNRTSVQLPDGRMLKHHFYGSGHLLSIALDNLPVTDFTRDELHRELSRTQGLLTSRSEYDRLGRLTRRDVFAGDAQRPAPRRWSRRWDYDYRNNLIREERDDNPFSWYRWKYDSAGRLLTQDGTLPGQEQWQWDAAGNPLDDSATQTVRFNRVTQLNGIQWRYDIHGRTVEKDNGQTRWRYRYDGEHRLTDVISQPRDRSKPQVEVSFRYDPLGRRISKTRRQFLAGQPTGKAVTTRFVWEGFRLLQEIHDGVPLTYVYSDPHSYEPLARIDGTQSPDIYWFHNQPNGTPERLTDVEGRVRWEGRNSAWGKLAHESTPLPTGYHQNLRMQGQYLDRETGLHYNLFRYYDPDCGRFTQHDPIGLAGGINLYQFAPNALGWVDPWGLNAEDLIRYKPHDSLSAQGGARSSAIARAWVQEKALLQNGGVGSRNWTEQEKELILKTPNSKLTSVMSRAGYTGHHINSVEGNGTLGYKWQGDPRNIVFLKNHNHPDDFNEHVHGTQGHRGNTQNTTRGRLIDRVKSLTSRQRCKE; this is encoded by the coding sequence ATGAGCGACAAACATGCGGCCCGCCAGGGCGACAAGATTATCCACTCCAGTATCTTTGCCGATATCACAAGCCTTGTGGCTGAAGGTCTCGCGTATGCAGCCATTGGCTCGGCGGTAGCAGTGGCCGCAACGGCTGCCGCACCGCTTGCGGGTGCGGGCGCTGCGGCGGCGGGGCTGGCGGCGATAGGTTCCAGCTGCGCGCTGAGCGGAATTATCGGTGGTATCCTGGCGAACGCCGCAGGGATCACGGATGACATCAGTAATATGGCGACGGGGATCGGCAATGCGATTTTCCCGCCATCACCGGCCGGGACAATCGCTACCGGCTCTGCCAATGTGCTGACCAACAAGCTTCCGGCCGCTCGCGCGGCAGGCAAACTTACGCCAGGCGACACGCCGCCGCCGGAGCCGCAAAAGCCTGGCAGTTTCGCCGACTACGGCGGTATGTTGCTTTCCGCAGCGGCGCAGTTCGGCAGCGAGATGTGGCAGCCTACGGTCGCGACTGCCGCGCCAGGGACATCGTCGCTGGAGCTGGATACCGTGCTGTGCGATAAACACTCCGGCCCGCAATACCTGGCGGAAGGATCAAAAAGCGTCTTCATTAACGGCCAGCCTGCCGTGCGCGCCAAAGATCGCACCACCTGCGAAGCCACTATTTCGGACGACGTGTCGCCAAACGTCATTATCGGCGGTGAAACGCTGACGGTGCGCGATATCAAAAGCGGTAAAACCGCAGGGCTGGCGGTAGCGATGATTGCCCTTTCGCTCATTCGAGGACGTCCGGGCAACATTCTCAAAAATATGCCCTGCGCTTTAGTGTCGGCAGGCGCCGGTATGCTTACGGATATGGCGATAAACGCCGTTTTCGCCTCCTCCCACCCCGTTCATGCCGCCACCGGCGTGAAGGTTCTGAACGATAATAATGAACTGGACTTCTCACTGCCTGGTCGTTTTCCCCTTCGCTGGCAGCGCAGCTATAACAGCTTAACCACCCGCGAAGGATTGTTCGGCCTGGGCTGGGCTACCGCTTTTGACAGCTATCTGACGCTGGAAGATGGCGAAGTCACCTGGTTTGACGAGACTGGCCGTGAGTTGCGCTTTACACTGCCACCGCTGAACCAGGCGCTTTACAGTATCAGCGAAGGGCTTATTGTTCGCCGTAATGAGAACGGCGATGTGGCGATCGCCGATGACGACGGCGCCGTCTGGCGCTTATTTAAACCCACACGCGCCAACCCTTCAGTGCTGCGCCTTGCATCGCTAAGTGATGAATATGGCAATGCGCTGGAAACCGGCTGGGATGAACATGGCCGTCTGGTGCGCATTCACGACGCGCCTTGCGCCATTGATGTCACGCTGCGCTATGAGGATAAACGCTTTGCGCAGCGTGTGACGTCAGCCGTGCATTTCGATGGTGAAAGAGAATGGCCGCTGGTCACTTATCGTTACGACGGTCGTGGGCAACTGGCGGCAGTCACCGACGCAGCCGGCATCACGACGCGTGAGTACCGCTACAACGATGCTGGCCTGATGATCTGGCACCGGTTACCCGGCGGGCTGGAGAGTGAATATCGCTGGGAGAAATTCGATCACTGGCGCGTGGTGGAAAACCGCACCAGTACCGGCGATGGCTGCCGTATCGCTTACGATCTGGCGGCGGGGCTGACGACGGTCACGCAATACGACGGCCAGACGCGCCAGCATTACTGGAACGCGCAGGGGCTTATCACGCGTTTTGTTGACGAACGTGGTGAGAGCTGGCGTTACGAGTGGAATGAACACGATCTGCTGACCCGCCGTATCGACCCACTGGGTAACGCGACCACCTTTGCCTATGACGACATGGGCAACCGGGTGCAGGAAGTGGATGCTGAAGGCAACATCCGCGCCACGCAGTGGCTGGAGCACCGCGCCTTGCCTGCGGCTATCACCGAGGCAGACGGTACCGCCACGCGTTTTTATTACGATGAACATCACGGGCTGGCGCGCATCGTCGATGCGCTCGGGCAAACCACACTGTTGCGCCGCGACGAGTCTGGACAAATCGTGGAAGAGGTGGATGCGGCGGGTAACAGCCGCCACCAGGAATACAACGACGCGGGGCAGGTTATTCGCGCGACAGACTGTTCCGGGCGCGTTACCCGTTACCGCTATCACCCGCTCGGTTGGTTAAGTACTGTTATTACAGCGGATGGTGAAGAGACCCGCTATCACTACGACGCCGCGGGCCGTCCGATCCAGCTGGAGCGCCCCGAAGGCTGGGAAGAACGCCTGTTATGGAATGCGCGCGGTCTGCCTGAGGCGCATGAAGGGGCTGACGGCAAGCGCAACGAATTTACCTATGATACTGCGGGGCGTCTTGTTTCGACCTCTAACCCGCAGGGGGATACCGTGCGCCGCCGCTGGGACAGCCGTGGCCGCCTGATTGCACTCGAAAATGAAAAAGGCGAGGCATACCAGTTCCGCTGGGGCGCGGATTCCCGGCTGCTGGAGGAAGAGAGTTTAGATGGCGTGATTACCCGCTACGGGTATGACGCCTGCGGACGCACCATCGCTCGTACTTTCGCCGCCGGGCATCCTGAGGCGATTACCCATACTTTCGCCTGGAGCGCGGCCGGGCAGCTTCTTTCACGCACGACGCCGGAAGGCCAGACCCGCTACGACTACACGCCAGCAGGGTTAATCAGCCGTATCGCACTGCATGCTTCGCTTGCGGAAAACGTCTGGAGCCGCGAGGCGGAACAGGAGCTGCGCTTTGAGTATGACGCCCTGGGCCGCGTCATCGGCGAGCAGAGCGAAAACGGCGCGCTGGGCTGGACCTACGATGCGCTCGGCAACCGCACTTCTGTGCAACTACCCGACGGGCGAATGCTGAAACACCACTTCTACGGCAGCGGTCATCTGTTGTCCATTGCGCTCGATAACCTGCCGGTCACGGATTTTACCCGCGATGAACTGCACCGCGAGCTGAGCCGTACACAGGGGTTACTCACGAGCCGCAGCGAGTATGACCGGCTGGGCCGCCTGACGAGGCGCGATGTTTTCGCCGGCGACGCGCAACGCCCCGCGCCGCGCCGCTGGTCTCGCCGCTGGGATTATGATTATCGCAACAACCTCATCCGCGAGGAGCGCGACGATAACCCCTTCAGCTGGTACCGCTGGAAATATGACAGCGCAGGGCGTCTGCTGACGCAGGACGGCACGCTGCCGGGCCAGGAACAGTGGCAGTGGGACGCGGCGGGCAATCCGCTTGACGACAGCGCGACGCAGACGGTGCGCTTTAACCGCGTGACGCAGCTTAACGGCATCCAGTGGCGTTATGACATTCATGGCCGCACGGTAGAGAAAGATAACGGGCAGACCCGCTGGCGCTACCGCTACGACGGCGAACACCGTCTGACGGACGTTATCAGCCAGCCACGGGACCGCAGTAAGCCGCAGGTGGAGGTGAGCTTCCGTTACGATCCGCTGGGGCGGCGCATCAGCAAGACCCGCCGTCAGTTTCTGGCGGGGCAGCCCACCGGTAAAGCGGTCACCACGCGCTTTGTCTGGGAAGGGTTCCGGTTGCTACAGGAAATCCATGACGGGGTACCGCTCACCTACGTTTACAGCGACCCGCACAGCTACGAGCCGCTGGCGCGCATCGACGGCACGCAGTCCCCGGACATTTACTGGTTCCACAACCAGCCGAACGGCACGCCGGAGCGGCTGACCGATGTGGAAGGCCGGGTGCGCTGGGAAGGGCGAAACAGCGCGTGGGGCAAACTGGCGCACGAGTCGACGCCGTTGCCGACGGGCTATCACCAGAACCTGCGGATGCAGGGGCAGTACCTGGACCGTGAAACCGGGCTTCACTACAATTTATTCCGTTATTATGACCCGGACTGCGGCAGGTTCACGCAGCATGACCCGATAGGCCTGGCGGGCGGTATCAATCTGTACCAGTTTGCGCCGAATGCGCTGGGGTGGGTGGATCCGTGGGGGTTGAATGCAGAAGATTTAATACGTTATAAACCGCATGATTCTTTGAGTGCTCAAGGAGGAGCCAGAAGCTCAGCGATAGCTCGCGCTTGGGTTCAGGAAAAAGCCTTGTTACAAAATGGCGGAGTGGGTTCTCGTAATTGGACGGAACAGGAAAAAGAGTTAATTTTGAAAACGCCTAACAGTAAACTTACTTCCGTGATGTCACGTGCAGGTTACACAGGGCATCATATCAACTCTGTTGAAGGAAATGGAACTCTTGGCTATAAATGGCAAGGAGATCCCAGAAATATAGTATTTCTGAAAAACCATAATCACCCTGATGATTTCAATGAACATGTACATGGAACACAGGGGCACAGAGGTAATACACAAAATACAACTCGTGGTCGTTTGATTGATAGAGTGAAAAGTTTAACAAGTAGACAACGTTGCAAAGAATAA
- a CDS encoding DcrB-related protein, whose amino-acid sequence MKYTLQEGSFSLFPAAWQDTSMTMLRDDESGLSLIVSRGAIPDDSDFEKEFHRQWEVLRAQMGEIQQSEFARILVGQPSHRAVEVETAFVRQDQQIWQKQFALQAPDAPRLLIFTLSALRPFTDEDAERWNAIKQSLTLHK is encoded by the coding sequence ATGAAATATACCCTTCAGGAAGGTTCATTTTCCCTTTTTCCTGCCGCCTGGCAGGACACCAGCATGACGATGTTACGCGACGATGAGAGCGGGTTATCGTTAATTGTCAGCCGCGGCGCAATTCCGGATGACAGCGATTTTGAAAAAGAATTCCACCGCCAGTGGGAAGTGCTGCGCGCACAAATGGGTGAAATCCAACAGAGCGAGTTTGCACGTATCCTGGTCGGACAGCCTTCGCACCGCGCGGTGGAAGTTGAAACCGCGTTTGTACGTCAGGATCAGCAAATCTGGCAGAAGCAATTTGCCCTACAGGCACCTGATGCACCGCGCCTGTTAATTTTCACTCTTTCCGCACTACGCCCCTTCACTGATGAAGATGCGGAACGCTGGAATGCGATTAAACAAAGCCTGACGCTGCATAAATAA
- the tssI gene encoding type VI secretion system tip protein TssI/VgrG encodes MLNRITVQLPVEGLLFWKLSGREALSEPFMFTLTLLGTDARADRSALLGQPVTVTIPTQALMTPRYLNGKVTRVAVSAVELSGTRYAAYELTVEPDLWPMQRDRNLRIFQGQTVPQIVKTLLGESRVNMEERLSGSYRVWEYCVQYQESSLDFISRLLELEGIAYHFRHEQDRHTLILTDAPGQYEPFPGYETIPYHVTPSGGSTDEEGVSQWALEDSVTPGIYSLDDYDFRKPNAWLFQARQNPLSPQPGSIDVYDWPGRFVEHGHGEFYARIRQERWQVEHRQTQGTATALGIAPGHTFVLRNAPFFGDNGEYLTTVAHYRFEENRYASGPDSNTLHEIRFEVIPADVPYRPAQKTPWPRTYGPQTAKVVGPQGESIWTDKYGRVKVKFHWDRLGKGDDTSSSWVRVSSAWAGQGFGGVQIPRVGDEVVVDFINGDPDRPLITGRVYNEASMPPWALPAAATQMGFLSRSKDGSPDNANALRFEDKAGEEQVWLQAERNLDTHVKNDESHTVYGARSHYVRKNELHRVEENQIQAVKGGTEILTGKGKLDAVVEQYVLASGTKLRLVCGESAIELNANGKINLIGKDFNFFVEGDGYITTGGKLHLNTAGTQPGTTAPGSQHKQDIDAAVQEKFTPGKKSKGAPAPTHAPAKKPAPTPPAKPTPPQPAKPAAPTNQNQDNFSKISPIIFKNEGGYVNDPDDSGGATNKGIAWNTWQKYAKEDLGVEPTLDNLKNITTEQAETIYRKRYWEPSGFNNIKDPKLALMSYDWTITSGGAGKQIQKLLNNEFGQQLATDGKIGPKTIEAMNSVSDSAKLTSRIAEIRKEYYENLVINNPKNGKFLTGWLNRVDRCSQVNFE; translated from the coding sequence ATGCTCAACCGAATCACCGTTCAGCTCCCGGTCGAGGGGCTGCTTTTCTGGAAACTCTCCGGGCGCGAGGCGCTGTCGGAGCCGTTCATGTTCACCCTGACGCTGCTCGGCACCGATGCCCGCGCCGACCGCAGCGCGCTGCTGGGCCAGCCGGTGACGGTGACCATCCCGACCCAGGCGCTGATGACACCGCGCTACCTTAACGGCAAGGTGACCCGCGTGGCGGTGAGCGCGGTGGAGCTTTCGGGCACCCGCTACGCGGCCTATGAGCTGACGGTGGAGCCGGACCTCTGGCCGATGCAACGCGACCGCAACCTGCGTATCTTCCAGGGGCAGACGGTGCCGCAGATAGTGAAGACGCTGCTGGGCGAAAGCCGGGTGAACATGGAAGAGCGGCTTTCCGGCAGCTACCGCGTCTGGGAATACTGCGTGCAGTACCAGGAGAGCAGCCTCGATTTCATCAGCCGCCTGCTGGAGCTGGAGGGCATCGCCTACCACTTCCGCCACGAGCAGGACCGCCACACGCTTATCCTCACCGATGCTCCCGGCCAGTACGAGCCGTTCCCGGGCTACGAGACCATTCCGTACCATGTGACCCCTTCAGGCGGCAGCACAGACGAAGAGGGCGTCAGCCAGTGGGCGCTGGAAGACAGCGTGACGCCGGGCATCTACAGCCTCGACGACTACGACTTCCGCAAGCCGAACGCCTGGCTGTTCCAGGCGCGACAGAACCCGCTGTCGCCGCAGCCGGGCAGCATTGACGTTTACGACTGGCCGGGGCGCTTTGTGGAGCACGGCCACGGCGAGTTCTACGCCCGCATCCGCCAGGAGCGCTGGCAGGTGGAGCACCGCCAGACGCAGGGCACCGCGACGGCGCTCGGTATCGCACCCGGCCACACCTTTGTGCTGCGCAACGCGCCGTTCTTCGGGGATAACGGCGAGTACCTCACCACGGTGGCGCATTACCGCTTCGAGGAGAACCGCTACGCCAGCGGCCCGGACAGCAACACCCTGCATGAAATCCGCTTCGAGGTGATACCGGCTGATGTGCCGTACCGCCCGGCGCAGAAGACGCCGTGGCCGCGCACCTACGGCCCGCAGACGGCAAAAGTGGTCGGCCCGCAGGGCGAGAGTATCTGGACCGACAAATATGGCCGGGTGAAGGTGAAGTTCCACTGGGACCGCCTCGGCAAGGGCGACGACACCAGCTCCAGCTGGGTGCGCGTCTCCAGCGCCTGGGCAGGCCAGGGCTTCGGTGGCGTACAGATACCGCGCGTGGGCGACGAGGTGGTGGTGGACTTCATCAACGGCGACCCGGACCGCCCGCTGATTACCGGTCGCGTGTATAACGAGGCGAGCATGCCGCCGTGGGCGCTGCCGGCGGCGGCCACGCAGATGGGCTTTTTAAGCCGCTCGAAGGACGGCTCGCCGGATAACGCCAACGCCCTGCGCTTTGAGGACAAGGCGGGTGAGGAGCAGGTGTGGCTCCAGGCCGAGCGCAACCTTGATACGCATGTCAAAAATGATGAATCACATACCGTCTATGGTGCGCGCAGCCATTACGTGCGTAAAAACGAATTGCATCGCGTTGAAGAGAATCAGATTCAGGCGGTTAAAGGCGGCACCGAAATCCTGACGGGAAAGGGCAAGCTGGACGCCGTTGTTGAACAATATGTTCTGGCATCAGGAACAAAGCTGCGTCTGGTCTGCGGTGAAAGCGCTATTGAACTCAATGCAAACGGCAAAATAAATCTGATCGGTAAAGATTTTAATTTCTTTGTCGAAGGGGATGGCTATATCACGACAGGCGGTAAGCTACATCTTAATACTGCCGGCACGCAGCCAGGAACGACGGCACCGGGGAGTCAGCATAAACAAGATATTGACGCAGCAGTGCAGGAAAAATTCACGCCGGGAAAGAAAAGTAAAGGCGCGCCAGCCCCTACGCATGCTCCAGCTAAAAAACCGGCCCCAACTCCGCCAGCAAAACCAACTCCCCCGCAGCCAGCAAAGCCTGCTGCGCCGACTAACCAGAATCAAGATAACTTTTCAAAAATTTCACCGATCATTTTCAAAAATGAAGGCGGTTATGTTAATGACCCTGATGATTCTGGTGGTGCAACAAACAAAGGCATAGCATGGAATACATGGCAAAAGTATGCCAAAGAAGATCTTGGTGTTGAGCCTACTCTTGATAATCTTAAAAATATTACCACTGAGCAAGCAGAAACAATTTATCGTAAACGATACTGGGAACCTTCTGGTTTTAATAATATTAAAGACCCAAAGCTTGCTTTAATGTCTTATGACTGGACCATTACTTCCGGTGGGGCAGGTAAACAAATACAGAAATTACTCAATAATGAATTCGGACAACAGTTAGCTACTGATGGCAAGATTGGGCCCAAAACAATTGAAGCCATGAACAGTGTCAGCGACTCCGCGAAACTAACTTCCCGGATAGCTGAAATCCGAAAGGAGTATTATGAAAATCTGGTGATCAACAATCCTAAAAATGGTAAGTTTTTAACAGGATGGTTGAATCGTGTCGATCGTTGTTCACAGGTAAATTTCGAATGA
- a CDS encoding macro domain-containing protein — MIDVKKYYKGNVDFIAGEGIILNEFIGEVATRQINIIDGAYYASSFLLDKNDKVGYLLYDGKKNDLDLSDSEEISSQEFESVWLTSTSSLQEKNKIKYSSGDAVEPLKKSTIIAHIVNNKGKWGKGFVLSLSNKYPTAKKHYLNSFKENNNPELGTVDFVMVDAKDRIFVANMYAQNGIKKNANDKNQYICYASLELCLEKLSDFALVNRLSIQMPRIGAGLGGGDWNVIESLIQKKICYKLIDCNVITLG, encoded by the coding sequence GTGATTGATGTAAAAAAATATTATAAAGGGAATGTTGATTTTATTGCAGGCGAAGGAATCATTCTCAATGAATTTATAGGGGAGGTTGCTACAAGACAAATAAATATTATAGATGGTGCGTATTATGCCTCTTCCTTTTTGTTAGATAAGAACGATAAAGTAGGTTATTTGCTGTATGACGGTAAAAAAAACGATTTGGATTTAAGTGACTCTGAAGAAATTTCGAGCCAAGAATTTGAAAGTGTCTGGCTAACATCAACGAGTTCATTGCAAGAAAAAAATAAAATAAAGTACTCGTCTGGAGATGCGGTAGAACCTTTGAAAAAATCCACAATTATTGCTCATATTGTGAATAATAAAGGGAAATGGGGTAAAGGTTTTGTTCTGTCTCTTTCAAATAAATATCCTACTGCAAAAAAACACTATCTTAATAGCTTCAAAGAAAATAACAATCCTGAATTAGGGACGGTTGATTTTGTCATGGTTGATGCTAAAGATCGGATATTTGTTGCTAATATGTATGCGCAGAATGGTATAAAGAAAAATGCCAATGACAAAAATCAATACATATGTTATGCATCCCTGGAACTTTGCCTTGAAAAATTGTCTGACTTTGCTTTAGTGAATCGCCTTTCAATACAAATGCCAAGGATAGGCGCTGGCCTCGGTGGAGGTGATTGGAATGTTATCGAGTCATTAATACAAAAAAAGATTTGCTATAAGTTAATAGATTGCAATGTAATAACTTTGGGATAA
- a CDS encoding DUF4150 domain-containing protein, with translation MFANCQLFGMDLAFPDVCLTPMPAPTPIPYPDIALGPTAIPNALNILFMGMPAHNMATVTPLTNGDNPGVATGVASGTVMGPSRHLTGAFTVLLKGTPATRLTSVSLQNSTNAVGMRIVPSQFKVLMLAP, from the coding sequence ATGTTCGCTAACTGCCAGCTGTTTGGCATGGATCTGGCATTTCCGGATGTTTGCCTGACGCCGATGCCTGCACCAACGCCGATCCCTTACCCTGATATCGCGCTCGGCCCAACGGCCATTCCGAACGCGCTGAATATTCTTTTCATGGGAATGCCCGCGCATAACATGGCGACGGTCACGCCGCTTACTAATGGCGATAACCCCGGCGTGGCGACGGGTGTCGCCTCGGGTACGGTCATGGGGCCGTCGCGTCACCTGACCGGCGCGTTTACCGTGCTGCTGAAAGGCACGCCCGCGACGCGCCTGACCAGCGTCAGCCTGCAAAACTCAACTAACGCGGTGGGGATGCGTATTGTCCCAAGCCAGTTCAAGGTGTTGATGCTGGCACCCTGA
- a CDS encoding DUF3540 domain-containing protein, with the protein MSNINHKLAQTITPPVQASGTVTHCFADGSLMVESEGRGWHCRRAASCVIAPQAGDTALIASVDNQLWLLAVLERANPQSAELSVPGDLHIRSAGELSLSGEALRVSAQQGDCHISEMKYSGDKLSAWVSLSRIVGKRAESVWQTVTQISHNLFRSTRQTEQVRAGQLDMKAEDYARLHAHNTVITSKAITKVDSEQIHMG; encoded by the coding sequence ATGAGCAATATTAACCATAAACTGGCCCAGACCATTACGCCGCCGGTTCAGGCGTCGGGCACGGTCACCCATTGTTTCGCGGACGGCAGCCTGATGGTCGAGAGCGAGGGGCGCGGCTGGCACTGCCGCCGCGCGGCCAGCTGCGTTATCGCACCGCAGGCGGGCGACACGGCGCTGATTGCCAGCGTCGATAATCAGCTCTGGCTGCTGGCGGTACTTGAGCGCGCCAATCCCCAAAGCGCGGAACTTAGCGTACCGGGCGATCTGCATATCCGCAGCGCAGGCGAACTCAGCCTGAGCGGCGAGGCGCTGCGCGTCAGCGCGCAGCAGGGCGATTGTCATATCAGCGAGATGAAATACAGCGGCGATAAGCTTTCCGCGTGGGTAAGCCTTTCACGCATTGTCGGCAAGCGCGCGGAATCGGTCTGGCAGACGGTGACCCAGATAAGCCACAACCTGTTTCGCTCCACACGGCAGACCGAGCAGGTGCGTGCAGGCCAGCTGGATATGAAAGCTGAAGATTACGCACGACTGCATGCGCACAATACGGTGATCACCTCGAAAGCGATCACAAAAGTCGATTCTGAACAGATCCACATGGGGTAA